The DNA segment GTAATGTTTTTGGGGCTTCAAACTAGGTGGTGCACTTATAGATGTGTATGTTGGGGTGTCAACTTTGATATTAGGCTTGGTTTGCAAGTATTTCACTTCGTCCCCTATGATTTGTCTGCACGGTTTATAACGACGTGGTGGTGCTTTTCTCATTGGATTATTCTTGAACGAGTGTGGTTTTGTAGCCACTTCAGAAAGCTCGTGTAGGTCCACCTCGGACTTTACTGGTGACACAGAATGTGACAGCTGTACCGGTgccattttcaatatactATTGTGTTCAATGGAGCCTTAGATTGTAGCAAGAAGGTGGTATTCAGTTTTGACCGTTATTGCGGACTCGAATAATGGACCACTGATGGACATTTTAACCGATCATATCTCGGAATTGCGTACATTTACTATGTAATAGCGTGGGACATATTCCTCGGTTATACCCTCGGATTTGTAAATATAACTAAAATAAAACTTCTAGACCCATGCCAACAAGAACCTACAAAATGGAAAGCATCTAGCATATCCGTTTCTGTTCAGTCATGTATTATCTTGTTTCTCGGGTATTTTGTGGTCTCCATAATCACCTCCAAACCTACTTTAGTCAAGAATTCGTCCCCCATCCGCCAATTATCTCCCTCTTACAATCCCAACAACCTCCTATTATCTACCTCTACAAACCCTATATACTATTCTGTACCCGTTAATGACATTCGATACCTTTGGTACTCTTTAGATCTGTAAAAAACACCCTTCTCCGATATTGGTATCATACCTTATCGCGAAATTCCCCCCCCCCCCCACTATATGTCCCGCGGTAGATTTCAAATCTACAACTCATTCGAACATACTGCACCATCGCTCTCTCCCATTTTGCGAACTAGAACCTACCTGACCATATCTGAGGCCTTCGCAAGACTTTCAGGAGACCCTGTAAGACACCTCTCAGCTCATCTATCCGTCCTCtctatatcaatatatcgTATGTGGCTCAATATTGGACTACACACATGCAAAAGAAATTCGTGCTTTCTTTTGTTATAACGGTATTGTCAAGTCTTGAGGTAATATCGCGAGTATATGGCCACTAACACGAGGGTCTCTCTGTATAGAATCTAAATCTTCCGTGGTAGGTCAGAATCTTAGTAAGCTTATGACTATGATTACATGTCACGTGTTTTTTGATAACTGAAAATTTATACAAATTTTATCTGCTATggttatttattgaatacttTTCCCACAAACGTAGGTTTTACTCATTTCAGGTAGATATCACTAGTGTCTAATATGGCTCCTCACGCTATCGAACCAATTTCCGCAAACGCAAGTGCGTCTGCCAGTATCAGTGGTAATGAAAGCATCTTATCAACTTCCATTATCAACTCCAACCCGTTTGAAATTACTGTCGATCCAAGTTTGTTGAAGGGAACAGCATACACGTCACCATCAACCATTATCAGTCAAACTGTCTACTCCATTTCGAGCAAAATTTTCAGTTACGAGACTCCAGGGGCTGACAACTTGTTAGACTCTTATTTGCAGCTTTGGTCCCAGCAGTATCAAAGACACAATTCTTTTGGGGTTGTCCCATTTTTTCACAAGTTGCAAGTGAGATCTGGAGCCTCCAATGCTATTTTAGGATACTTCGGTAAGAACGGTACTAATGGGCAACCATTATCGACTTTGGCAGGTGCTAATGCTTTGACCTATATGCACCCTACATTGGCCGGGAAATCTGCCAATTTGCCGTTATCACTCAACGTCAGTGCCGTTGACTACGACAGTGCTACCGATTCTTTAGTATCTAACTACATTGCTCCTTTAAGTGTTGCGCGTTCTTTGAACTACCCTGT comes from the Debaryomyces hansenii CBS767 chromosome B complete sequence genome and includes:
- a CDS encoding DEHA2B15048p (similar to uniprot|P32617 Saccharomyces cerevisiae YEL044W IES6 Protein that associates with the INO80 chromatin remodeling complex under low-salt conditions), yielding MAPVQSSHSVSPVKSEVDLHELSEVATKPHSFKNNPMRKAPPRRYKPCRQIIGDEVKYLQTKPNIKVDTPTYTSISAPPSLKPQKHYCDITGLSGKYKSPANSLRFYDVEIYQEVIRNMPPGVDQEYLELRGANVILK